One window of candidate division KSB1 bacterium genomic DNA carries:
- a CDS encoding tail fiber domain-containing protein, translated as MRRTILVFMACFIALSAQLLAEVPQSINYQGYLTDTVGAPLDTIVIVSFRIYIVPTGGAAIWTYSQACTVQTGLFSCLVSLPPSVFADTSRWLGATVGNNSEMTPRARLVSTGYSYAVGTVDSARGGTIKGDLIVTTKICTGTGTTNPGAESFAAGFGNSAGGSQSSVTGGNSNSAAADQSFVGGGWDNDISSGALRGAIAGGRWNRVTNQLAAIGGGVSNVTAGQGSFIGAGGNNAARGEYSVVGGGGGSTAIDSNSARGNSSFIGGGRRNSTTDSMAVVVGGQSNAADYGGFVGGGRSNSATGDYAAVAGGAFNIASPRESFVGGGWDNSVSGVGYRGMIGGGSWNRLTNQNGAIGAGFYNTVGGQCGFVGAGGYNSARGEFSVVVGGGGTLAGDSNSALGDYDAIAGGRSNSTRNLGSFVGGGLGNSAGGDHATIAGGNANDIDANKATIGGGVSNSIGGYGGTIAGGGANSVGWEYGTVGGGFQNGITGPYSTVAGGFLNLAADSAAFVGGGKYNHARGRFAVVAGGGGTSATDSNSATGTRAVILGGSANSCSGASAMIGGGSHNNSTDDGTVVCGGSYNDATVDRAFVGGGWDNNASGTESAIVGGRWNQATSSYGFVGAGTANGAYGSRSGIVCGDQNFARASYSFIGGGGGSGVDSNSIVAQHSAIVGGRSHYISGTSAFIGGGYDNLISGTAGVIGGGQGDSVTASFGMVPGGYYNKAAGQYSFAAGRRAKANHDGSFVWGDSYDGDVASDSTNSFTVRASGGIQMFTNTAGTAGVQVFAGSSGWVIVSDSTRKRNIRDVDTRNLLERVARLPIKQWSYKSQDPTVEHIGPMAQDFWNLFCIGDDSLSISTIDPDGIALAAIQQLYKEVLELRARVQTLEAAEQKALNQDH; from the coding sequence ATGCGCAGAACTATTCTGGTTTTCATGGCCTGCTTCATTGCGCTGTCGGCACAGCTGTTGGCCGAAGTACCTCAGAGCATCAACTACCAGGGCTACTTGACCGACACCGTTGGCGCTCCGCTGGACACGATTGTAATCGTCTCATTTCGGATCTACATTGTACCGACCGGTGGCGCGGCAATCTGGACGTACTCGCAAGCCTGCACGGTGCAGACCGGACTCTTCAGTTGCCTGGTTTCATTGCCACCGAGCGTATTCGCTGACACGAGTCGATGGCTTGGGGCTACAGTGGGGAACAATAGCGAAATGACACCACGGGCGCGGCTGGTCTCCACGGGCTACTCGTACGCCGTTGGTACCGTGGACAGCGCGCGCGGCGGAACGATCAAGGGCGACTTGATCGTCACCACCAAGATCTGTACGGGAACGGGAACCACTAATCCCGGTGCAGAGTCATTTGCGGCGGGATTCGGGAACTCCGCAGGCGGGTCACAGTCAAGTGTGACCGGCGGGAATAGCAATTCGGCGGCGGCCGATCAGAGCTTCGTGGGCGGGGGCTGGGACAACGACATCTCATCGGGAGCGTTGCGCGGCGCAATTGCGGGCGGCAGGTGGAACCGTGTAACGAACCAGCTTGCTGCAATTGGTGGCGGTGTGTCGAATGTGACGGCCGGTCAAGGCAGCTTCATCGGTGCCGGTGGAAACAACGCCGCTCGCGGGGAATATTCCGTTGTCGGGGGCGGCGGCGGGAGCACCGCAATCGACTCAAACTCCGCGCGCGGTAACAGCTCCTTCATCGGCGGCGGGCGTCGCAACAGCACCACCGACTCCATGGCCGTGGTCGTCGGAGGGCAGAGCAACGCCGCGGACTACGGCGGGTTCGTCGGCGGCGGGCGGAGCAACTCCGCGACCGGCGACTACGCGGCTGTTGCCGGAGGAGCATTTAACATTGCGAGCCCACGCGAGAGCTTCGTTGGCGGCGGATGGGACAACAGTGTCTCTGGTGTCGGCTATCGTGGCATGATCGGCGGTGGAAGCTGGAATCGACTTACCAATCAAAACGGTGCCATCGGCGCAGGATTCTACAACACGGTCGGAGGCCAATGCGGATTCGTCGGTGCCGGAGGGTACAATTCGGCCCGCGGCGAGTTCTCGGTCGTGGTCGGGGGAGGTGGCACGCTGGCGGGCGACAGCAATAGCGCCCTCGGCGACTACGATGCAATTGCCGGAGGGAGAAGTAATAGCACCAGAAATCTCGGGTCCTTTGTCGGAGGAGGATTGGGAAACAGCGCCGGCGGCGACCACGCTACGATCGCCGGAGGCAACGCGAATGATATCGATGCCAACAAGGCAACGATCGGCGGAGGAGTTTCTAACAGCATCGGGGGGTACGGCGGAACGATCGCCGGCGGCGGCGCGAACTCGGTTGGATGGGAGTACGGTACCGTGGGGGGCGGCTTCCAAAACGGGATCACCGGGCCCTATTCGACAGTGGCTGGAGGCTTTCTGAACTTGGCCGCAGACTCCGCCGCATTTGTCGGAGGCGGCAAGTACAACCATGCGCGCGGACGGTTTGCCGTGGTCGCCGGTGGCGGTGGCACCTCCGCGACGGATTCCAATAGCGCAACAGGAACTCGCGCGGTGATCCTTGGTGGTTCCGCCAATAGCTGCTCGGGCGCCTCCGCCATGATCGGAGGCGGAAGCCACAACAACTCCACGGACGATGGCACCGTTGTTTGCGGCGGCTCTTACAACGATGCAACGGTGGATCGGGCATTCGTAGGCGGCGGTTGGGACAACAACGCGTCGGGCACGGAATCCGCCATCGTCGGTGGCCGATGGAATCAAGCCACCAGCAGCTATGGATTTGTCGGCGCCGGGACGGCGAACGGCGCGTATGGCTCACGCTCCGGCATCGTCTGCGGCGACCAGAACTTCGCCAGAGCGTCGTACTCGTTCATCGGTGGCGGAGGCGGGAGTGGCGTCGACTCCAATTCAATTGTCGCTCAGCACTCCGCTATCGTTGGCGGCCGCAGTCACTACATCTCCGGCACCTCCGCTTTCATCGGCGGTGGATATGACAACCTTATCAGCGGCACTGCCGGTGTGATCGGCGGCGGTCAAGGCGATTCGGTCACGGCATCCTTCGGCATGGTTCCCGGCGGATACTACAATAAAGCCGCCGGGCAATACTCGTTCGCGGCCGGCCGGCGGGCCAAAGCGAATCATGACGGCAGCTTTGTCTGGGGCGATTCCTATGACGGTGACGTCGCATCCGATTCGACGAACAGCTTCACCGTCCGCGCGTCCGGCGGCATTCAGATGTTCACCAATACGGCTGGCACCGCGGGTGTGCAGGTGTTCGCGGGATCGTCCGGCTGGGTGATCGTCTCCGACTCCACCAGAAAACGGAATATTCGCGACGTCGATACCCGGAACCTTCTCGAGCGCGTGGCGCGACTGCCGATCAAGCAGTGGAGCTACAAATCGCAGGATCCCACCGTCGAACATATCGGCCCGATGGCACAGGACTTCTGGAACCTGTTCTGCATCGGCGATGACAGCCTGAGCATTTCGACTATCGACCCCGATGGAATTGCGCTGGCCGCCATTCAGCAACTCTACAAGGAAGTGCTCGAACTGCGTGCCCGCGTGCAAACGCTGGAGGCCGCGGAGCAGAAGGCCCTCAATCAGGACCACTAA